One window of Candidatus Wallbacteria bacterium genomic DNA carries:
- a CDS encoding type IV toxin-antitoxin system AbiEi family antitoxin, with protein sequence MSKIPETFAAILGVTNEQLDFHRTESISSDLTLKALGMTFQVNFIINTSAANINSTIQYLQQHQIVNGKSDKYPLIAAAYMGEVGRKVCEQNNIGWFDLSGNAHIIAPKLRIIISGNRNQFLNQGRPANLFAPKSSRVTRWLLLHHEKSFTQREISRATYLDEGFVSRIVTRLLKDGYLQRNNESAVKPKDPELLLSSWRESYKLDKHIIIRGHAPARSGDELLKKIAEISVANNAKYAATGLAAAWAYTKFSGFRICSIYVEKEPDQTFYEKIGFRKDPRGANLWLLIPNDTEVFLGEKKMEDINCVHPLQVYLDLKAHPERSEEVASELKNRFLNWKNNA encoded by the coding sequence ATGTCTAAAATCCCCGAGACTTTTGCTGCTATTTTAGGGGTCACAAACGAACAATTAGATTTTCATAGAACCGAAAGTATTTCAAGCGATTTAACACTTAAAGCACTCGGAATGACTTTTCAAGTGAATTTTATCATAAATACAAGTGCCGCAAATATAAACTCCACTATTCAATATCTCCAGCAGCATCAAATTGTCAATGGGAAATCGGATAAATATCCACTTATAGCAGCAGCATACATGGGCGAAGTTGGACGTAAGGTCTGTGAGCAAAACAATATAGGGTGGTTTGACCTCAGCGGCAATGCGCATATAATTGCCCCAAAACTCAGAATCATCATCTCTGGAAATCGAAATCAATTTCTTAACCAGGGAAGGCCTGCAAATCTATTCGCCCCGAAAAGTTCCAGGGTAACCAGATGGCTGCTTCTCCACCATGAAAAATCATTCACGCAACGTGAAATTTCCCGTGCTACATATCTGGATGAAGGCTTTGTGAGCAGAATCGTGACACGTCTATTGAAGGATGGTTATCTGCAGAGAAATAATGAATCTGCTGTAAAACCAAAAGATCCGGAATTATTACTGTCTTCGTGGAGGGAATCCTATAAGCTTGATAAGCACATTATCATTCGAGGTCATGCGCCAGCACGCTCCGGGGATGAACTTCTAAAAAAAATAGCTGAAATCTCTGTTGCGAACAATGCAAAGTATGCCGCTACGGGACTGGCGGCAGCTTGGGCATATACAAAATTCTCTGGATTCAGGATATGTTCTATTTACGTGGAAAAAGAACCCGATCAAACGTTTTATGAAAAAATCGGTTTTCGTAAGGACCCACGTGGCGCTAATCTGTGGTTGCTTATTCCAAACGATACCGAAGTTTTCTTGGGTGAAAAAAAAATGGAAGACATTAACTGCGTACATCCATTACAAGTTTATCTTGACTTAAAGGCGCATCCTGAAAGATCAGAAGAAGTGGCGAGCGAATTGAAAAACAGATTCCTGAATTGGAAAAATAATGCTTAA